The genome window tactattcattaaattactattcattaaattactattcatttaaattactattcattaaattactaatgaaaattaataaagaataaaagaatataatctaTGAAACAATAAGGAGATCACTCATCCAGAAACCTCACAAATCTTGAGTGCAGTCTCAAAACATACATACAGCCTAATGTGCTACATTCATAGGAGAACCGTTAACATATCCCATGTACCTTCTTTATTCTTGCTTTAGACACAGTTCTTATaatcttattatatatttttaaaccacataACCAAAACAGGAGATCATTATGATTGGATTACAAATTTATTTGTGATTTATCAGTTCAAGTGATTGAAAGATAGGAAACCTAATTTTTCAAATACTAtcacattttagttttttaaatgcttgTGATTTATATGAGAACAGGGATCAGACAGTTGTTTCTCCAGCTAATGTCTTTATACAGAATTGGAGCTGTTCAGGAGGGCTAAGTATACTTATTCCAAGGCGAAGCAGGTATGTGAGAAAGATAACTGAGAAAATTGGGAAAATTTGAAGGAGTGAGCACTAATTCActcctttcattttgttttgatgtACCTTAAACAAGATTTTCCCTAATGTTGAAGCAGAGAGGATATGGGGTTGGAAGTACATtgcagagaaaattttatttttaaattttcttcctaGTGTGTGGTAAGGGAGAAGGCTACTAATGGACAAAATTTGCACGTATCCCTGGAAAGCCTTACTTCTTGATTAATCATATTGGGAATGGTCTCATTATActgcttttaaattttggaaagatGAAGCCAGGTGAGGAAAACTAGACACTTCAGTTGTAATCATTAAATGACTGCTTCCCTTCTAATTTCCTTCTTGGACTACTGCAGAAAAAAGTTCTTAAATACCTTCTCCTTGGAGCCACCAAGTAATCTGTTTTAAAAGCTGTCATCATAGTTGTTTATTAAAAGTCTCTTTGAAATCTTGACTTCCTGTTAATATAACTTTTACATAAAGAGAAGAACCTTAATATGGATCAGCTCATCTgataaattgtgatttttaagcATAACTGCTAAActctaaccatgagaaaaaactttttttttttacaacttagGAATTTGGCCAAAAGTTATGATctaatatatagatttatatagaGCTTTGTAGCTCTTAGAGtggtttatttcatttgatccttataacctccttcccctctcctccccaaagttaattttaacatggaagttttgctatttttaggACTCAGTCCAGAGTAATTATATTGAGCCAGCCATAGAGTCTTATGTGCGTGGTGATGTTCCTTGATCATCTAGAGTGCTGGTAGTGTAGTTCTCTGAAGCATTTTACTTTGTGAATTATGCCCTCAGATAATCAGGATATAGGGCTCCATGTGCAATGTCCACCActagtctttgtttttttcctctgtaatcTATCATACCTCTAtctcctgtccccccacccccataagCTTTCTGAGTCTATAGACtgtgacagaagaaaaaaacaaagtctttGGGAAGAATGCTCCCTTTCCATGTCCCCCTTGTGTTGCCTTTTTTGGAGGGGGTGGAATGGATGTGTACTTCTACACCTGACAGCAATATCCATTAGATTCTTATAAGCCCACAGTGGATCTCCCAGACAGTGGTGAAGTACTGCTCTCTTTATTGACAAagttatttatccttttttctctTACATTCCTTAGAGTGTTTCTAAACTCTGGGTTCTAGTCATTAAAAAGAGGAGATTAAATTTCATgcctatttaaattataaaagtattttaatcaaGGTAGGGCACCTAATGATTTCaacatattttactaaaaattttctcttacagaaataaaaaaattgataaaatgacttaaattaaataactttgtttttgtCTAACATGAAGTAAGAATGAAAATTTTATGTCTAACTTGGGAGTGTTTTATGTATTCTATTACGTCCTCtgaaaagaaatagttttaatatttttattcttattttaaaatgtcacctattttgtctttaatttttttactatttgaGATAACAGTATCAAAGATGTGGACACTATGACACTCTATCTTAGATAGGATATGACATATTCCTTTggtagttaaaaaatatataaagtatataaatgatttatatatatatttttatatgttataatatGTTTGACTTTTTCATCTGTCAACTTTTCTATATAATATTAGCATGTAATTTCTAGACGTTTTAAAGTGTGCTATTACTTAGTGGCAGAGAAgatctttttagaaaatttattacaTTCCCACTTTGCCAGAAGACTCAAAAATAATCAAAGGATAAGTAGTGTCTAGATAGGTAGTAGCAAATTCATTACTTTATATAGGTCTGCCCTCTTGTGTCTAGACTGCCCTCTTGTGTCTAGACTAGgaagttttgattttattttatttggaaaaaagtcaCCAAAAATGACCCCTACAAAATCAAAACtatttataattagaatattttatagtcAGTGTCAATCATAAGTATATTATAATTTAACTGAATTGAAGAAGAACATTCATTTTAATGTAGATAATTTTGATGGTTTGcattaaacaaaacatttttaaccaattaaaatataaagggcgacattaaacatttaaaaattagttgtttTTTAGTACCCtgtaaattaaaattagaattcattCCATAGTAGAAAGTATTTGAAcatttagtatttaaaattttaaaatacattgttttcatatgtcttagtcttttttttttttttttttttttttttgagacagagtctcactttgttgcccaggctagagtgagtgccgagtgccgtggcgtcagcctggctcacagcaacctcagtctccggggctcagcgatcctactgcctcagcctcccgagtagctgggactacaggcatgcgcccccatgcccggctaattttttgtatatatatttttagttggtcaattaatttatttctatttttggtagagacggggtctcgctcaggctagtttcgaactcctgaccttgagcaatccgcccgcctcggcctcccaaagtgctaggattacaggcgtgagccaccacacccggcccatatgtcttattttttacACATCATGATAGAATAAATAAGTTTAATTTAAAGAATAGGTTTTCTGTTCTGTATCATAATCTGAGTTATATTCTATAATCTTCACAGTGTAAGATTTTAATTTCTATCAAGGACataatgaagaacaaaaaaattctttatttctgttttactgagGAAAAGCCCACAACATCACAGTTAATAGTTTGAAGTTAATGTTGTAATGAACAATGTGATGAAAAGAATAGGACTTACTAGTTCaaaactttcagtttttaatATCAGTGTAGTTAATTATAGAACATGAATACTTATTGGTTAATTTACTGAGAATAGTGGAGTGAGTAtatcatttgttatttataaGCTTTCTGGTTGTTATTAGGGATCTCATCTGTAGGTGAGGCTTCACTTAAGAAATCCCTTTGCCTCTGTTCTTCAGCTATCTATGAACCagactcccttcccctccccatttCTGTTACCTCTTAGGGATTCAGAATACTTAAAAGCAGTGTCACCTTCACTATTTAGTTAGCAATACTTGTGTTAGAAACCAACGTCAATATTGactatttcatattcttttagtAATCATATTTTAGAAGATATGGTTAATTACACATTCTCTACTCCTTTAATAATTGCTATATTAGTTACATGTCTTGAACTGAAATTAGAATTGTTAGATTATACAGTATAGGTGTAaactattttagttttaattttaaacttggGTCAACTTAAATTATCAAAGCTTGGTGAATATATTTTCCAGcactaatttttacttttatcattttacGAGTTGTTAGAAGATGTTTTGAAATGATCAGAGGGGaaactaaaaatgtattcagaaagaaaataattatggaTTACGATTCCCAGATGTATAATCTAGTTTGGTAGAGTAGCCTACAAAATAAGTGTTTATCATCTGGTTGATAGATAAAGGAAAATAGTATATTctactacagttgacccttgaacaacaggTATGAACTGTTAggatccacttatatgtggattttttccttcctttgccaTCTGTGAGGTAGCAAGACAAACCTCTTATCTTCCTCCTCCTtggcctactcaatgtgaagacaacgaggatgaagacttttatgatgatcacttccacttaatgaatagtaaacatactttcttttccttatgatcTTCTTAGTAAcgtttttctttctctggcttGCTTTATTGTAAGAAAACAGTACGTAATACatttaacatacaaaatatgtgttaattgactgtgtatgttattggtaaggcatCTGGTCAACACCAGGCTATTTGTAGTTAAGTTTTTAGGGAGTCAGTCAAGTTATACATGGATTGTCAATGCTCCTTaacccccatgttgttcaagggtcaactatataaataatagtataaaaagttgatttcaaaataaaatctaagaattagtatttggagaaagaattcatatttttatttttaaaatgcttgaaatagtatatttttcagtaattagaaatcttttattcttttccatgcCTACATTGAGTATGAGGTTGGAATAGAAGACAACCTATAAAGTCATACTGAAGTTTTAAGATTTCATGACTCCAAAAATATAATATGACAAGTTAAGTACTCTAGCTCAGATAATCATCTACAGTGCCTTAAATGAAGGTTCGACCTGTTCTATTATTATATTAGTAATTATGGCTATCACACTGTCAGATATTAAATTAACCACCAGTTCTCATCTGTTAATCATAATGTCCTAGAGAGAACAGATTTATGGTTTACTTACATGTACTAGAATTCTATAATTCATTGAAATCATTACttaagagaaattttatttatacaagAGTATGGCATTTTCCCTACCTGATtcttgtaaacttttaaaatgttaatatggtATAGAAAAGCAATACCAATTTCTATATTAGAATGTAGGTTCTGATAAAGAGTTACTATAAAAGAGttttgtataataataatactaaagaTAACACATGTGAGGAGTCAGTGTGCTATTTTGAATAGTGACACTtcattagaattattattttgatacttGTTGAAGACTTGAAAAATACTAAGTTTCAAAGAAGCTTTTACaatgtaatataaattatattttcctcaaAGAGTGAAGCTAATGCTTTATATATGAACTGAACTTGTTACCAGTGCAGTTTTAAAACTAAACTCCTATTTCATCTTTAGAAAAGATTTGGGatagaaatttataaatcatGTTGAGGAAATAAATCAAGAGTTACATTTTACATACTTATagtcattttaaagttattaatttttgaaaataaagccCTTTCCATGTTTACAAGATCCAGCAGATGGATACATTTGCTAACAATTTGTTTTACTCTAATCTTGACTTTTTCACAAAGAAATTCTTCTACTCTGGAAGTGTCCTATTATACAGTATTGTTTTCCCCCTCTTCATGGGATGACAGATTTTAAGCTGATGTGGTAAATTGCAGATCTGGAGGTTGCAGCAGAACTTCAGAGAAGCATCACGATGATGCAGATCAGCAAGAGGCATATTAAAATGAGACAGAAATTGATAAATAGGTTCTGGAAATTTTGACGTGCTTGTTGAGGCATTTCAATATTTGAGGCTCTTCTTATAGCAGAACGAGTGAGGTATTGGACTTTCTCCATGACACCAGGAAGGCAGGAAGTCTGAAGTTTTAAATGATCAAGAGAGAGATAAAAAGCTGGCAGCCAAACGTGAGATAACTGTCTTCTTTTAGGTGGCCTGGAATGTAAAAAGAGTAAATGGATTAGAGTCCTGTGTGTATCGTATTCTCTGAACAGGTACTCTGAGAAATTTTGCATGAATTCATCTTCTTCAGCACTACTGTATTCAGAACATCAAATGTCTCtatagtctgtgtgtgtgtgtgtgtgtgtgtttgtatatgtgcatgtgtttctACATGTGTCTCTTTGTCCTTTTCTGTGTAGTACACCATGGCAGTCTCATTTGTGTTGTGTTTGGAATGTTGTAACGTCAGTCTTTGTCATCTTCTCCCAAAATGACTAGAAGTGTTATAGTAAGTCTTCATTTAATATCATTGATGGGTTCTTAGAAATTGTGTCTTTAAGTAAAACCAAGTATAAGGAAACCAGTTTTACCCTAGGCTAATTGATATTAAATGAGAATTAAGTCCCTGTGGCATATAtttggtcacaaaaacatcactaaACTTCCAAATAAAGATCCAagatgctacacacacacacacacacacacacacacactcacactcaaggagatagatttttttttctctttgtttgagataggatcttgcacTGCTGCCTagtctggagtgcagtagcacagtcattgctcactgcaacctcaaactcctgggctcaggaagttctcctgcctcagcttcaccACTAGATAGTagtacaggtgagcaccaccatgcttggctaatttaaaaaaatttttgtagagacacggtctcgctgtgttgcctgggctgatttcaaactcctggcctcaagcaatccttccacctcagtcgcccaaagtgctaggattgcaagcatgagccactgtacctgacTACGtgcttctaatattaaacattgaaataaatgggAGCTATATAtgtaagaaagattaataaagatatttacccaatttttggtgaatcagtgagtgacaGCAGCTGTATTGGTGGTCGGTTAattcaaggaataaatgtttgcaaagtgaaAATTGTCAGGAATCTGATCTCCATGCAGatcaaaaacaatagaaatggcTAGCTCACTGAGGGCTTTCATACTGCCTCATTTATTGTTGTGCGTTTGTGTGATTATCATAGACttcacaaatttttatttgacaataatttttattcatctattcatttccCAACCCACTTATTCTAGCTCAGGGTCACAGATGGCTGGAGCCTTTCCTGGCAGCTCATGGTGCCAGTCAGGAACCGGCCTTGGACAGGCTGCCATCCTGTCTCAGGGCACACTCAACACACACCCACATTCACTCACACTGGGATACTTTAAACACACCAGTTCACCTAACATGCACACCTTTATGATGTGGGAGGAAATAGgagtacccagagaaaacccatACAGAGCTACGGGAGAACAGTGCAAACTTCACACAGACAGTTACACTGTTGCAGTGAAACGATGTTGAAGGAAAGGTGTTATTCGAGGACCTGCTATATTTGGTTTAGGGTGCACCTTGTTTGGGGCAAAGTTCTTACATATAGTTTCTTTAAGTCTATTCCTCTCTAGACATAATTGGTGTGAACATTTAGTGTATTAATAGCTGCAGAGCCAatcttataaaaaagaaatgcatttcattttctacagctatgttaaaaaaaaaaaatgcatataacagATTATTTACTGGATCTTAATTTTGGtccaaaataaaatagttaaataaaaagtgttttactggaaatataaattcaaattgtTTGTCATTCCTTATTATGATTTTATAGCTttgtagaatattattttaaataacatttaacaaGCTTTGATACTAAGTGTTGAAGACTTCAGGCTTGGAAGGCATAGTAATTGTTatcttattttactatttattacaGGCAGTTTCTATTTATAGACGACCTGTGCTCAAGAGCAGTGGTTTCCATCTTGCCTTCTTTCAGAGCTCCCACAAGCTACTGCTGCCTGTGGAGCCTAAGCTTTGATaactaataaacaaaacaaaataaaaacataacaaatatcattatagaaaaattagatatagattaaaaattaacCATATATTGACCATACATTGTTAATAGCTAGAGATAATGGCTATTGACACTTGgggatatttcattttaaatcagaacacttctgtatgaattttaaaataagaaaaattaagaatagagTAAAAAAAACCTCATAATTTAACTGTCCAGAGATAATCACTATTATCATTTGTTGATATATTATTAATCAAGATATTGTTACCCTACCCCAGCtgccaaatttctttttctacctaGTCTTTATACATCCCTTAAAAGCCCATCTCAACCTGTCAGCCCTTTCCTGAGAGAGACAAGTGAagaagagagcaaaggagagtaCTGAAAATATGTGAAAGGGGGGAAGATATGTGTCAGGCATGACCAGTTAGAGCTTGATATTTACTTTACAAAGAAACCATGTAGTAAATAAATGGTGTTTAGATTCTGTAGGTTTCAGTATTTCAACTTAGCTTTCTTATATTTTGAATTGTATTATAGATTGGGCTATATCATTTGACCTGGGACTCTGTCCTCTTTCATAATATTGGCCTGCAGCAAAGAGTTCCAAACAGCCAACTTACATCAAacctcatttttttaatgaattagaaGCACCTTATATTTCTCTAGTGTGTATTCTTTATTGTTCAAACAGGTGGCTAAAGGTTGTTACTTAATTTATCTATAATGTTCCTTACTTAGAAAATGGCAGCTTAAACTTggtatgtgtttgtttgtttattattttaagagacaggtctcactctattgcccaggctagagtgcagttacACGATAATAGCTTACTGTAACCCAGAAccccagggctcaagtgatcctctcctgCATCTGCCTCTACCTcgcaaagtgttgggattacaggcatgggccactgtgcctggctggtatatatttaatttaattacttttatttgaatTCTTCAGATAAAACACTATAGAAATAACagatttttctcttgttctttaaGATGATGCATCATTTAAGTTGCTTTTGCTTATATTTGCTTATAGATCTAGTCAATTTATACTGTTGGAAAATTAtgggaaaattttctttattcctttatgtaTTTGCCTAGTTGCATTGTATTAATCTGAGTAACAGTTAAGAAAAGAATAAGCATTAACATTGGTAATTTCTATTTGAACTTACATTTTTGTAGAGGTTTCAGAGCTTAAATAGTCTTAAAAGATCTGagttttaaacattattttgaggTAAAACATGGAAAAGGAGGGAGATGGCCACGAGTTTATCACAAAGCATATATAGGACTCATCCTCTACCCTGACACTGATGAATGGTACTTCAGTCTCATGAAACATGTCAGCTTTCCATAAATACTCTATTCCCTTTTATGATTTTGTCCTTTGCACATGTTGTTCtgtctctgcctggaatgcctcaCTCCGCCCGCCTCTACCTTTTGATTCTCTGCCAAGCAAATTTCAGCTTAGAGGCCCAATTTAAATATCACTTCCAATAAAACCTTTCATAAGTCATTTAGGTAGAATTTGTTATCACCTCTACTGGTTTTTAGTAGGGCTTTAGTGCTGCTTATATCAGGATATCTATCAGATGGTGTTATAATTTCAATTTACGTGTCTGTGTCCCCAGTGAGACTTCTTAGTATGAGTAAAGAAACGTGTTCATTTTGTATCCTAGTATGTAGGGCATAAATTGGTACCatttgaataaatcaataaagttGAATAAGGGAATTTTTTGagtgaaaattttagaaaattgttaaTGATCAAAGATAGTGCTGTGATTAACAGGTTAACTGGTTAGAATAACGAGAGTTTGATGTTGAATGCATAAACTCTAATATTCTTCTCAAGTCTCTTCCTatcacagataaggaaaatgaggctcagaagaTTTACCTAAATTCATGGTCTCCTGATTAACACAACATTAATCTGAAATAGGCTTTGTACAAATGGATATTTGGTGTTTGTGAAATACAAAGAGGCATGCCCAAAAGAGATGAGCTCTCTACTGTTGAACGTATAATTAACGTACTTTAAAGGTGATCTCATAAAACTGCAATAGCTAACTGTTACTGAAAAAGGAGAATTTGTTCTTGGAAACTATTTTAAATAGAGTGTAAAGGAGATGACCAAAGATAGTGTCCTGTTTCTTGTCAAACTTAGAAATATGTCATAATCCTAAAGTGATTTGTAGTTACTTTTTAGTCTTACACTAAAACCGAAAACAAATCTGCTTTACATgctaaaatgcatttaatttattGGGCTCAATTTATTTTACAGTGGTATAATCTGAAATGTGTTGAGTCCTAATTCTGCCGAACTTCCAAACTTTCTATCATAATAATTAAGACAGATTTCATCCATAGAATATGGGGCTTCCTGTCATATGTTGGAAGTTGAAAAGCTTTGTGTGAGAATAGCACAATCTTATTTTTGAAGTTGTCTATTACCGACCTTTACTACATTATAATTTATGGCATGGTTGTCAGgtgtttatcattcttttttctgtctccacTGACAACCACCCTATGAATTTAGAAGACCtgcagtcttttctttttataaatttcttattgCCAACCGGTTTAATAGAGTAAATTTGATGGGAAGCAcagaaaatagtttaattttattttcatgttatctgatatttttagagcattcttttttttttttttttttttttgagacagagtctcgctttcttgcctaggctagagtgagtgccgtggtgtcagcctcgctcacagcaacctcaaactcctgggctcaagcgatcctcctgcctcagtctcccgagtagctgggactacaggcatgcgccaccatgcccggctgatttttatattatatacattagttggccaattaatttctttctatttttatggtagagacggggtctcgctcaggctggttttgaactcctgacctcgagcaatccgcccgcctcggcctcccagaatgctaggattacaggcgtgagccacctcgcccggcctagagcattcttttttttgagggTGGAgtgggtcttgctctcttgcttggggtagattgcagtggcatcatcatagttcactgcagcctcaaactccagggctcaagcgatcctactgcctcagcatccctagtacctgggactacaggtatgtgccaccaagcccagctactttttctattttttgtagaggcagggtctcgctgtgttactcaggctggtcttggaactccaagcctcaaatgatcctcctaccttgacctcccaaagtgctaggattacagatgggaGGCACTGTGCCCAGACTAGATCATTCTTTTAGTCCAATCAGAAATATATTGTGTTGGCATGCTCTGATCTTGCATCTGGCCTAAACAGCCATGGAGACTGAAGTTAACTCCCcactgtccccccccccacacacaccttaTTAAAAGGATGACAGTATATGTAAATTGGTTGTTTTGGCACAGGGGGAGTATACATTTACAGatgaatttaaaagttaaatcatCAGAGACTAGaatcaaaatattgaaaatatgaaagTTGATTGATAGGAGTTTGGTTGTGGAAATGCCAGATCCTTGTCTCTTGAGTTGCAGGTGAGAGGCAGAAAAGTACTCATAAAGTATCTTGTATGTCTGTGGAATCCATGATTACTCTATTTTTTAGAGGGATGAGAAGAATAAAGAGTAAAGAACTCTTTACTATTCTTTTTGGATTTATAAAGCTTTTGGTTGTGCTCTTTTCCTCAAAGACGGTAacactggaaatttaaaaaacaaattcaagataatatatatatatatatatatatatatatatatatatatatatatatataatttttttttttttttggttaggtggaagaaggaaagagaaaaaccatAGGCAACTCCAAAACATGTACTAGGTTAGGCAACATGTTGGATGGAAGGTACTATATATAAACTCCTTCAAGAATCCTTACTTTGTCTGCAGTACATCCTATTTTACCAACATAATATCAGATGCATTCTTGTTTAAAAGGAACTGTAATAGACTTGAGAATTTTTTGTGGCCTGCTTTATGACTTGCTAGACAATTGATACTTTAATCATGTTGTATATGCTGAGCAGGAATCCCCACCTATAATTTAATATGCCTTGAAAAACTTGTCAAACTTTAATTTTGGGGGGCTATTCcttatgttgaaataataaatacctgAGATTCTTTATCTAATTGTGGAATAtagaattttcaaatttgttctttcaGTGAACTTGGGAATATTTTGCTAGTTAATTCAAGTAATAAACATTGAAGACTACAGtctgacattatttttaaattttttcccatttaattgGTTCAGAAGATTAGAATTCTCTGTAAATTGAATTTGAATAAACAGGACTTGTCTGTGTTAGGAttgtttgatgttttattttttttttttcctactacttGCTGCCATTACCACATATAAGCCAGAAGTGGTTGTGTATGCATCTTTTTTTGACTTGTAATAAATTAGGACAGTTCATCATTAGATTTATGATCAATCTGTTGGCTTATAAAAATTCACTCTGGTAGAATCATTTCCTTTTGAGATTGCCTAATACTAAACTTGGAAGTTATATTTGAAGTTACTTTGTGGCAGCAACATTCCAGAGCTTTGTTAGTCCAGACTGGCTGTTTGAAGAATCTTCAAGCTGCTTCTTCCTGGTTATGGAAAGAATTGTATGCACTTAAAAATCAATGTATTCTCACTCCTAAATTGACCCTATAATGAAATGTTTCCCTTGGTTTAAAGCTTTGCCTTGAGACGAATTCATTAAACAACAGCATGGAGAGATTTTCTCTGTGAAGTTGGCACATTGCTGTTGCTATTTTGTTTGTAGGTTTGTTTTCATTACTGTTTAGTATTTCAAATGTTGaaacaatactttaaaatttatttgtaattaaaatactctttttaaCCCTATAGGAGTTGGGATcagattccttttgtttttattggaagAGGATGTAGGAAGGGAGTGTTGGTAAACTCTTAAGGAAAAATGTGTGCTCTTAATAAATATACCCCCATTAATGTGAGTGAATTGTTCATTGTTTGAAAGCCCTAAAGATGGAGTACCTTTTCAAAACCACT of Microcebus murinus isolate Inina chromosome 5, M.murinus_Inina_mat1.0, whole genome shotgun sequence contains these proteins:
- the PLN gene encoding phospholamban, with the translated sequence MEKVQYLTRSAIRRASNIEMPQQARQNFQNLFINFCLILICLLLICIIVMLL